In Primulina eburnea isolate SZY01 chromosome 14, ASM2296580v1, whole genome shotgun sequence, the following proteins share a genomic window:
- the LOC140812652 gene encoding LOW QUALITY PROTEIN: LOB domain-containing protein 30-like (The sequence of the model RefSeq protein was modified relative to this genomic sequence to represent the inferred CDS: inserted 1 base in 1 codon; deleted 1 base in 1 codon) has protein sequence MSTENIPSSSTAAGGGVSSGGGGGGGGGCGPCGACKFLRRKCVAGCIFAPYFDSEQGAAHFAAVHKVFGASNLSKLLHHIPVHKRLDSVVTICYEAQARLRDPVYGCVAHIFALQQQVVNLQAELSYLQSHLATLELPAPPPQPPPLLMPPALSISDLPTSSIASATYDLSALFDPTIMNPWNSLQQQRQQIGLRQFSSXSAIGSSPEIPSSDFAAGGGGDLQEVAREFLNRHANPTVTCRNHTSTMPPQPR, from the exons ATGAGTACAGAAAATATTCCTAGCAGTAGCACGGCAGCAGGGGGTGGGGTAAGCAGCGGAGGAGGGGGTGGAGGTGGCGGTGGCTGTGGGCCTTGTGGAGCATGCAAGTTCTTGAGGAGGAAGTGCGTGGCAGGGTGCATATTTGCGCCATATTTCGACTCGGAGCAAGGGGCGGCTCATTTTGCGGCGGTGCACAAGGTGTTTGGCGCCAGTAATCTGTCGAAGCTACTGCATCACATCCCGGTACACAAGCGGCTCGACTCGGTCGTTACCATTTGTTACGAGGCTCAAGCCCGGCTCCGGGACCCTGTTTATGGCTGTGTTGCTCATATCTTTGCTCTTCAACAACAG GTGGTGAACTTACAAGCGGAACTCTCCTACCTGCAATCGCACCTGGCCACCCTCGAGCTGCCAGCTCCACCACCGCAGCCACCTCCGCTTCTCATGCCTCCA GCTCTCTCTATATCGGACTTACccacatcttcaatagcctctGCAACATACGACTTATCCGCACTATTCGATCCAACGATAATGAACCCATGGAATTCCCTCCAACAGCAGCGGCAGCAGATCGGCCTACGTCAGTTTTCAT TGTCCGCCATTGGATCATCTCCGGAGATACCATCATCTGACTTCGCCGCTGGAGGAGGCGGGGATCTTCAAGAAGTAGCTCGTGAGTTCCTTAATAGACATGCAAATCCGACAGTAACTTGCAGAAACCATACCTCAACTATGCCACCACAGCCcagataa